The following proteins are co-located in the Polymorphospora rubra genome:
- the hisB gene encoding imidazoleglycerol-phosphate dehydratase HisB, with translation MSERSERIGRVERTTAETKVLVEIDLDGTGKADISTGVGFYDHMLNQIARHGGFDLTVHTEGDLEIDAHHTIEDTALALGTAFAQALGDKAGIRRYGSATVPMDEVLVRAAVDLSGRPYVVHDEPLLVPYIGGVYATSMTRHIWESFGQTARLTLHVDVLRAARPGGHPDAHHVVEAQFKAVSRALREAVSVDPKLAGAIPSTKGTL, from the coding sequence ATGAGCGAGCGCAGCGAGCGAATCGGGCGGGTGGAGCGGACCACCGCCGAGACCAAGGTGCTCGTCGAGATCGACCTCGACGGCACGGGCAAGGCCGACATCAGCACCGGGGTCGGCTTCTACGACCACATGCTCAACCAGATCGCCCGGCACGGCGGCTTCGACCTGACCGTGCACACCGAGGGCGACCTGGAGATCGACGCGCACCACACGATCGAGGACACCGCGCTGGCGCTCGGCACCGCGTTCGCGCAGGCGCTCGGCGACAAGGCCGGCATCCGCCGTTACGGCTCGGCGACCGTGCCGATGGACGAGGTGCTGGTCCGGGCCGCCGTCGACCTGTCCGGCCGGCCGTACGTCGTGCACGACGAGCCGCTGCTGGTGCCGTACATCGGCGGGGTCTACGCGACCAGCATGACCCGGCACATCTGGGAGTCGTTCGGGCAGACGGCCCGGCTGACCCTGCACGTCGACGTGTTGCGGGCGGCCCGTCCGGGCGGCCACCCGGACGCCCACCACGTGGTCGAGGCGCAGTTCAAGGCGGTGTCCCGGGCGTTGCGCGAGGCGGTGTCGGTCGACCCGAAGCTGGCCGGGGCGATCCCGAGCACCAAGGGCACGCTGTGA
- a CDS encoding histidinol-phosphate transaminase — MTTLDDLPLRDDLRGRSPYGAPQLDVPVRLNTNENSYPVPEPVVEAIAKAVTAELRDLNRYPDRDAVALRTDLADYLGHGLTSAHVWAANGSNEIQQQLFQAFAGPGRTALGFTPAYSMHPLLALGTGTTWVDGRRGASFDLTAADAAAQVARHRPDLVLLCSPNNPTGTALDPAVLTAVLDVAPGMVVVDEAYAEFARPGTPSALTVLPGHPRLVVTRTMSKAFGFAGGRLGYLAADPAVVDAVQLVRLPYHLSALTQAAARAALAHRAALLGTVEAIKAQRDRIVATLRDRGIRVADSDANFVLFEVGGDQKTAWRGLLDRGVLIRDVGLPGWLRVTAGTPEETDAFLTAIEGLS; from the coding sequence GTGACCACTCTTGATGATCTGCCGCTGCGCGACGACCTGCGCGGCCGCAGCCCGTACGGGGCGCCGCAGCTCGACGTGCCGGTGCGGCTGAACACCAACGAGAACTCGTACCCGGTGCCGGAGCCGGTCGTCGAGGCGATCGCCAAGGCGGTCACCGCCGAACTGCGGGATCTCAACCGCTATCCCGACCGGGACGCGGTGGCACTGCGCACCGACCTCGCCGACTACCTCGGCCACGGGCTGACCAGCGCCCACGTGTGGGCGGCGAACGGCTCCAACGAGATCCAGCAACAGCTGTTCCAGGCGTTCGCCGGACCGGGGCGGACCGCGTTGGGGTTCACCCCGGCGTACTCGATGCACCCGCTGCTGGCGCTGGGGACCGGGACCACGTGGGTCGACGGGCGGCGCGGCGCGTCGTTCGACCTGACCGCCGCGGACGCCGCGGCCCAGGTCGCCCGGCACCGGCCCGACCTGGTGCTGCTCTGCTCGCCCAACAACCCGACCGGGACCGCGCTGGACCCGGCCGTGCTGACCGCGGTGCTCGACGTGGCCCCCGGCATGGTCGTCGTCGACGAGGCGTACGCCGAGTTCGCCCGGCCGGGCACCCCGAGCGCGCTGACCGTGCTGCCCGGGCACCCGCGACTGGTGGTGACCCGCACGATGAGCAAGGCGTTCGGGTTCGCCGGTGGCCGGCTCGGCTACCTGGCCGCCGACCCCGCCGTGGTCGACGCGGTGCAACTGGTCCGGCTGCCGTACCACCTGTCGGCGCTGACCCAGGCGGCCGCCCGCGCGGCGCTCGCGCACCGCGCGGCACTGCTCGGCACCGTCGAGGCGATCAAGGCGCAACGGGACCGGATCGTCGCCACGCTGCGTGACCGGGGAATCCGGGTGGCCGACAGCGACGCGAACTTCGTACTCTTCGAGGTCGGTGGCGACCAGAAGACCGCATGGCGGGGCCTGCTCGACCGTGGTGTGCTGATCCGCGACGTCGGCCTGCCCGGTTGGCTGCGGGTCACCGCCGGCACACCGGAGGAGACCGACGCCTTCCTGACCGCGATCGAGGGATTGTCATGA
- the hisD gene encoding histidinol dehydrogenase, which translates to MLNRIDLRAEGPDGSSDPRRLLPRAQLDVSVAVDRIRPVVEAVRAHGLTAIRDATHRFDGLDLSEFRVPAQAIAAAERTLDDGVRAALVESIARARKVHLDQRRTDTVTEVVPGGTVTERWVPVSRVGLYVPGGLAMYPSTVVMNVVPAQVAGVGALVVASPPQAENGGLPDARVLAACALLGVDEVYAVGGAQAVAMLAYGSDVGGGQRCEPVDMITGPGNIWVTAAKRLLRGVVGIDAEAGPTEIAILADDTADPAHVAADLISQAEHDPLAASVLVTPSVELVEAVERELTRQVAATKHAERVTTALTGEQSGAVLVDDLEAGLRVVDVYAAEHLEIQTRDAREWALRVRNAGAIFVGPYAPVSLGDYCAGSNHVLPTGGCARHSSGLSVQSFLRGIHIVEYDEPALRDVARHVVTLSAVEDLPAHGDAVKARFPGADL; encoded by the coding sequence GTGCTGAACCGGATCGACCTGCGCGCGGAGGGCCCCGACGGCTCTTCCGACCCGCGCCGCCTGCTGCCCCGTGCCCAACTCGACGTCTCCGTCGCGGTCGACAGGATCCGCCCGGTTGTCGAGGCGGTGCGCGCGCATGGTCTGACGGCGATCCGTGACGCCACCCATCGTTTCGACGGGTTGGACCTTTCCGAGTTCCGGGTGCCGGCGCAGGCCATCGCCGCCGCCGAGCGGACCCTCGACGACGGCGTACGGGCCGCGCTGGTCGAGAGCATCGCCCGGGCCCGCAAGGTGCACCTCGACCAGCGGCGCACCGACACGGTCACCGAGGTGGTGCCCGGCGGCACGGTCACCGAACGCTGGGTGCCGGTCTCCCGGGTCGGCCTCTACGTGCCCGGCGGCCTGGCGATGTACCCGTCGACGGTGGTGATGAACGTCGTACCGGCCCAGGTCGCCGGGGTCGGGGCACTGGTCGTGGCGAGCCCGCCGCAGGCCGAGAACGGCGGGCTGCCGGACGCCCGGGTGCTCGCCGCCTGCGCGCTGCTCGGCGTCGACGAGGTCTACGCCGTCGGCGGCGCCCAGGCGGTCGCGATGCTGGCGTACGGCTCCGACGTCGGCGGCGGGCAGCGGTGCGAGCCGGTCGACATGATCACGGGGCCGGGCAACATCTGGGTGACCGCGGCCAAGCGGCTGCTGCGCGGCGTCGTCGGCATCGACGCCGAGGCCGGGCCGACCGAGATCGCCATCCTCGCCGACGACACCGCCGACCCGGCACACGTCGCCGCCGACCTGATCAGCCAGGCCGAACACGACCCGCTGGCGGCCAGCGTCCTGGTCACCCCGTCGGTCGAACTCGTCGAGGCGGTCGAGCGCGAACTGACCCGGCAGGTCGCCGCCACCAAGCACGCCGAACGGGTCACCACCGCGCTGACCGGCGAGCAGTCCGGCGCCGTCCTCGTCGACGACCTCGAGGCCGGGCTGCGGGTGGTCGACGTCTACGCGGCCGAGCACCTGGAGATCCAGACCCGCGACGCGCGGGAGTGGGCGCTGCGCGTACGCAACGCCGGGGCGATCTTCGTCGGCCCGTACGCCCCGGTGTCGCTCGGCGACTACTGCGCCGGCTCCAACCACGTGCTGCCCACCGGCGGCTGCGCCCGGCACTCCTCGGGGCTGTCCGTGCAGTCGTTCCTGCGCGGCATCCACATCGTCGAGTACGACGAGCCGGCACTGCGTGACGTGGCCCGGCACGTGGTGACCCTGTCGGCCGTCGAGGACCTGCCGGCCCACGGCGACGCGGTGAAGGCCCGCTTCCCGGGAGCCGACCTGTGA
- a CDS encoding LON peptidase substrate-binding domain-containing protein — protein sequence MSQRLPMFPLGTVLFPGLVLPLHIFEERYRELVRHLVALPEGAPREFGVVAIRKGWEVRPAAGPPGTPVPGPVTLHEVGCTAEIRQVTELPDGRFDIVTVGRRRFRIAGVDEQAASYLTADVEWLPEPAGQEAVADLLAPRVLALFRRYLTLIRTDSAEITEQLPDDPTVLSHLVAATAALTVTDRQSLLAAPDTASRLRAELRLLNREAALLRQVRAVPVPLPEIAVPASPN from the coding sequence GTGAGTCAGCGGCTGCCGATGTTTCCCCTCGGAACGGTGCTGTTCCCCGGCCTGGTGCTGCCGTTGCACATCTTCGAGGAACGTTACCGGGAACTCGTCCGGCATCTCGTCGCCCTGCCCGAGGGCGCCCCCCGCGAGTTCGGCGTGGTGGCCATCCGCAAGGGCTGGGAGGTACGCCCGGCGGCCGGCCCGCCCGGCACCCCGGTGCCGGGGCCGGTCACCCTGCACGAGGTGGGTTGCACCGCCGAGATCCGGCAGGTGACCGAGCTGCCCGACGGGCGCTTCGACATCGTGACGGTGGGCCGGCGCAGGTTCCGGATCGCCGGCGTCGACGAGCAGGCGGCGTCCTACCTGACCGCCGATGTCGAGTGGCTGCCCGAGCCGGCCGGCCAGGAGGCCGTCGCCGACCTGCTGGCGCCCCGGGTGCTGGCGCTGTTCCGGCGTTACCTGACCCTGATCCGTACCGACAGTGCCGAGATCACCGAGCAGCTGCCCGACGATCCGACCGTGCTGTCGCATCTGGTGGCGGCGACCGCGGCGCTGACCGTCACCGACCGGCAGAGCCTGCTGGCCGCGCCCGACACCGCGAGCCGGCTGCGGGCCGAGCTGCGGCTGCTCAATCGCGAGGCGGCTTTGCTTCGCCAGGTGCGGGCGGTGCCGGTGCCGCTTCCGGAGATCGCGGTGCCGGCGAGTCCGAACTAG
- a CDS encoding DUF2567 domain-containing protein — MSVVDPEPPAAPQPFPAPAPGVEPRRGPAGRTLLVAVATALVVAGLGVPLGLLWAALAPDVPVLRTATGGALTEPQPEQFVAADGWFSLLGLAFGVLVAVLGWVLLRGQRGPAGLVAVVVGGLGAAPLAWQVGRRIGLAEYQRLLETAPVGELISRPPDLRAGRFEWVFGFVPTLQGDLLVPAFAAAVTYTLLAGWSRYASLRPEPEPGFGLPPAGVAWPEPPGTTEHPGTAGWPASADTAGWPAPAGTTGWPAPPGAGPAPGLPVDPTAGPPTGAPSAGFPPADGNPASSDSPAPRSPEAAPAPPAPGEAKPPRD, encoded by the coding sequence GTGAGTGTCGTCGACCCTGAGCCGCCCGCCGCGCCACAGCCGTTCCCGGCACCCGCGCCGGGCGTCGAGCCCCGGCGCGGACCGGCCGGCCGGACGCTGCTGGTGGCCGTCGCCACCGCGCTGGTCGTTGCCGGGCTCGGGGTGCCGCTGGGGCTGCTGTGGGCGGCCCTGGCACCGGACGTACCGGTGCTCCGAACCGCCACCGGCGGCGCGCTGACCGAGCCGCAGCCCGAGCAGTTCGTCGCCGCCGACGGCTGGTTCAGCCTGCTCGGGCTGGCCTTCGGAGTGCTGGTCGCGGTGCTCGGCTGGGTCCTGCTACGCGGACAGCGCGGGCCCGCCGGGCTGGTCGCCGTGGTCGTCGGCGGGCTCGGCGCCGCGCCGCTGGCCTGGCAGGTGGGCCGGCGGATCGGGCTGGCGGAATACCAGCGCCTGCTCGAGACGGCCCCGGTCGGCGAACTGATCAGCCGCCCGCCGGACCTGCGCGCCGGCCGGTTCGAGTGGGTGTTCGGGTTCGTTCCGACCCTCCAGGGCGACCTGCTGGTGCCCGCGTTCGCCGCCGCCGTCACGTACACCCTGCTGGCCGGCTGGTCCCGGTACGCCTCCCTGCGGCCGGAGCCGGAACCGGGCTTCGGTCTCCCGCCGGCCGGCGTGGCGTGGCCGGAACCGCCCGGCACCACCGAACACCCCGGTACGGCCGGCTGGCCGGCTTCGGCCGACACGGCCGGCTGGCCGGCCCCGGCCGGCACCACCGGCTGGCCGGCACCACCGGGCGCCGGGCCGGCACCCGGCCTTCCGGTGGACCCCACCGCCGGGCCGCCCACCGGGGCTCCGTCGGCCGGGTTCCCGCCGGCCGACGGGAACCCGGCTAGTTCGGACTCGCCGGCACCGCGATCTCCGGAAGCGGCACCGGCACCGCCCGCACCTGGCGAAGCAAAGCCGCCTCGCGATTGA
- a CDS encoding AAA family ATPase, protein MEGTEAGWGRPAEPAPRWRALLDRALLGGRTGEQPELGERRGGSRRAEEPASRPATNGYRGTAAGSGHADPGYSGRYPADPGPADFSRYEPADPGPAGSARVEPRYGSADPLSDPLPDRSESRYEFGQRSDLGYDPGARYEPEPRFRPDPGYDPGARPRGESTYQPEPRRRPEPEPAAESRWSLLDNGYRAHLDPPAPTPDPPRGSAQVERPWTEPRDARPWTEPQTPARADAPWAEPRAEARAEEPWTQPRSQSRTEPAVPSWTEPRSQSWTEPAAPARSEPVARSSWAEPAGETWTEPRTQPRAQAPVRSRAEVPGRARVEAPWTEPAAPGRAEVPWTEPAAPGRAEVSWTEPPQPSWAEPLQAARPEPTRSGVGSARVPAARAEARVAPGALQWQANAVDAEVSRAASVLRRDMGTPRVVAFANPKGGVHKTTATVLAAATVGSVRGRGVLAWDDNELRGTLGLRAGSARHARTIRHLIDDLPEIEGRHGIELTDWLDDYLRHASDGSYDVLAGEENSRFAQQLDQATVQRVLELLRRTHDVICVDTGNNVESANWRTVLQAADQLVVTTVPREDAAFTADWMLDLLHDVGMGELAANAVTLLSCPNPEKSPMLDDFARHFATRTRAVAIVPYDPALETGSSIEYGQLQPDTRDAWLRAASVMLEPFAR, encoded by the coding sequence GTGGAGGGCACCGAGGCCGGCTGGGGCCGGCCAGCCGAACCGGCCCCGCGCTGGCGGGCACTGCTCGACCGGGCGCTGCTCGGCGGGCGCACCGGGGAACAGCCCGAACTCGGCGAGCGTCGGGGCGGGTCCCGGCGGGCCGAGGAGCCGGCGTCGCGGCCGGCCACGAACGGTTACCGGGGCACCGCCGCCGGGTCCGGTCACGCCGACCCCGGCTATTCCGGGCGCTATCCGGCCGACCCCGGCCCGGCCGACTTCTCCCGCTACGAGCCCGCCGACCCCGGCCCGGCCGGTTCGGCCCGCGTCGAGCCGCGCTACGGCTCGGCCGACCCGCTTTCCGATCCGCTGCCCGACCGGTCCGAGTCCCGCTACGAGTTCGGCCAGCGGTCGGACCTCGGCTACGACCCGGGGGCCCGCTACGAGCCGGAGCCGCGGTTCCGGCCCGACCCGGGCTACGACCCCGGCGCCCGGCCCCGGGGCGAGTCGACCTACCAACCGGAGCCGCGTCGCCGGCCCGAACCCGAGCCCGCCGCCGAGTCCCGGTGGTCGCTGCTCGACAACGGCTACCGCGCCCACCTCGACCCGCCCGCGCCCACGCCCGATCCGCCCCGCGGCTCCGCCCAGGTCGAACGGCCGTGGACCGAGCCTCGGGATGCCCGACCGTGGACCGAGCCGCAGACCCCGGCGCGGGCCGACGCGCCGTGGGCCGAGCCGCGGGCGGAGGCCCGTGCCGAGGAGCCGTGGACGCAGCCACGGTCCCAGTCGCGGACCGAGCCGGCGGTCCCCTCGTGGACCGAGCCGCGGTCCCAGTCGTGGACCGAGCCGGCGGCCCCCGCCAGGTCCGAGCCGGTGGCACGGTCGTCGTGGGCGGAGCCGGCGGGCGAGACGTGGACCGAGCCGCGGACCCAGCCCCGGGCGCAGGCGCCGGTACGCTCCCGCGCCGAGGTGCCCGGCCGGGCGCGGGTCGAGGCCCCGTGGACGGAGCCGGCGGCGCCGGGGCGGGCGGAGGTGCCGTGGACCGAGCCGGCGGCGCCGGGGCGGGCCGAGGTGTCCTGGACCGAGCCGCCCCAGCCGTCGTGGGCCGAGCCGCTCCAGGCGGCACGCCCCGAGCCGACCCGCTCCGGGGTCGGGTCGGCGCGCGTACCGGCCGCCCGCGCCGAGGCCCGGGTCGCCCCGGGCGCCCTTCAGTGGCAGGCGAACGCCGTCGACGCCGAGGTGTCCCGGGCCGCCAGCGTGCTGCGCCGCGACATGGGCACCCCGCGGGTGGTGGCGTTCGCCAACCCCAAGGGCGGGGTGCACAAGACCACCGCCACCGTGCTCGCCGCCGCCACGGTCGGCAGCGTGCGTGGCCGCGGCGTGCTGGCCTGGGACGACAACGAGCTGCGGGGCACGCTCGGCCTGCGCGCCGGCAGCGCCCGGCACGCCCGTACGATCCGGCACCTGATCGATGACCTGCCCGAGATCGAGGGGCGGCACGGGATCGAACTGACCGACTGGCTCGACGACTACCTGCGGCACGCCTCCGACGGGTCGTACGACGTGCTGGCCGGCGAGGAGAACTCCCGGTTCGCCCAGCAGCTCGACCAGGCGACCGTGCAGCGGGTGCTGGAGCTGCTGCGCCGCACCCACGACGTGATCTGCGTCGACACCGGCAACAACGTGGAAAGCGCCAACTGGCGTACCGTCCTGCAGGCCGCCGACCAGCTCGTCGTCACCACCGTGCCGCGCGAGGACGCCGCGTTCACCGCCGACTGGATGCTCGACCTGCTCCACGACGTCGGGATGGGGGAGCTCGCCGCGAACGCGGTCACCCTGCTGTCGTGCCCCAACCCGGAGAAGTCGCCCATGCTCGACGACTTCGCCCGGCACTTCGCGACCCGGACCCGGGCGGTCGCGATCGTGCCGTACGACCCGGCCCTGGAGACCGGCTCCTCGATCGAATACGGGCAACTGCAACCCGACACCCGCGACGCCTGGCTGCGGGCCGCCTCGGTGATGCTGGAGCCGTTCGCCCGCTGA
- a CDS encoding RluA family pseudouridine synthase, with product MRLDQAVSRLFGLSRTAAATLVEAGDALVDGIVRAKSEKVSAGSWLEVTLPAPPAPPTVTPQVVPGLRVVYDDDDIVVVDKPVGVAAHPSPGWTGPTVIGGLAGMGHTIATSGAAERQGVVHRLDVGTTGLMVVAKSEHAYSVLKRAFKYREVEKRYHAVVQGHLDPLRGTVDAPIDRHPSHDWKWAVVSGGKPSVTHYDTMEAFPAASLVDVRLETGRTHQIRVHFSALRHPCVGDLTYGADPTLSGRLKLSRQWLHARALSFLHPRTDEEVRFVSDYPDDLEHALAVLRG from the coding sequence ATGCGCCTGGACCAGGCCGTGTCCCGGCTGTTCGGGCTGTCCCGCACCGCCGCCGCGACCCTGGTCGAGGCCGGTGACGCACTCGTCGACGGCATCGTGCGCGCCAAGTCCGAGAAGGTCAGCGCCGGCTCCTGGCTGGAGGTCACGCTGCCCGCCCCGCCCGCACCGCCGACCGTCACCCCGCAGGTCGTGCCCGGCCTGCGGGTGGTGTACGACGACGACGACATCGTGGTCGTCGACAAGCCGGTGGGTGTCGCCGCCCACCCGAGCCCGGGGTGGACCGGCCCGACCGTCATCGGCGGGCTCGCCGGGATGGGCCACACCATCGCCACCAGCGGCGCCGCCGAACGCCAGGGTGTCGTGCACCGGCTCGACGTCGGCACCACCGGGCTGATGGTGGTGGCCAAGAGCGAACACGCCTACAGCGTCCTGAAGCGGGCGTTCAAGTACCGCGAGGTCGAGAAGCGCTACCACGCCGTCGTGCAGGGGCACCTCGACCCGCTGCGCGGCACCGTCGACGCGCCCATCGACCGCCATCCGTCGCACGACTGGAAGTGGGCGGTGGTGTCCGGCGGCAAGCCCAGCGTCACGCACTACGACACGATGGAGGCGTTCCCGGCCGCCAGCCTGGTGGACGTACGACTCGAGACCGGCCGTACGCACCAGATCCGGGTGCACTTCTCGGCACTGCGGCATCCGTGCGTCGGTGACCTGACGTACGGTGCGGACCCGACACTTTCCGGTCGACTCAAGCTGTCCCGCCAGTGGCTGCATGCCCGTGCGCTCAGCTTCCTACACCCCCGTACGGACGAAGAGGTCCGGTTCGTCAGCGACTACCCTGACGACTTGGAACACGCGCTCGCCGTACTGCGGGGCTGA
- a CDS encoding TraR/DksA family transcriptional regulator, whose product MAKPADTKTATAGTPVARGTRSAAETEKIRAALAARCDELRAEYDQTLSEITELQRGRLTDSAGDDHADTGTKTLEREQEISLVNSILERITQVERALERLDEGAYGWCERCGNPIPVERLAAFPSATLCVTCKQLEERR is encoded by the coding sequence ATGGCGAAGCCAGCTGACACCAAGACCGCGACCGCCGGAACGCCGGTGGCCAGGGGCACCCGCAGTGCCGCGGAGACCGAGAAGATCCGGGCCGCCCTGGCGGCACGTTGCGACGAACTGCGCGCCGAGTACGATCAGACGCTGAGCGAGATCACCGAGCTCCAGCGCGGCCGGTTGACCGACTCGGCGGGGGACGACCACGCCGACACGGGCACCAAGACGCTCGAGCGGGAGCAGGAGATCTCGCTGGTCAACAGCATCCTGGAGCGCATCACGCAGGTGGAACGGGCGCTGGAACGGCTCGACGAGGGCGCCTACGGCTGGTGCGAGCGGTGCGGCAACCCGATCCCGGTCGAACGGCTCGCCGCATTCCCGTCGGCGACGCTGTGCGTGACGTGCAAGCAGCTGGAGGAGCGACGCTGA
- a CDS encoding DUF167 domain-containing protein: MTSAGGRRTAGEPTPSGSLTVAVRVKPGVSRARVGGCHEGPYGPALVVAVNAPPVDGRATEAVRRALAAALDVRPAAVTLRTGTTSRDKVFAVDGPVPLLDARLRRLRDGSAD, translated from the coding sequence ATGACCAGTGCCGGCGGCCGTCGTACGGCGGGTGAACCGACCCCGTCCGGGTCGCTCACCGTCGCCGTACGGGTCAAGCCGGGCGTCTCCCGGGCCCGGGTCGGCGGCTGCCACGAGGGGCCGTACGGGCCGGCGCTGGTGGTGGCGGTCAACGCCCCGCCGGTCGACGGCCGGGCCACCGAGGCGGTCCGCAGGGCGCTCGCCGCCGCGCTGGACGTACGCCCGGCCGCGGTGACCCTACGCACCGGGACCACCAGCCGCGACAAGGTGTTCGCGGTGGACGGTCCCGTCCCCCTCCTCGACGCCCGGCTGCGCCGGTTGCGCGACGGATCCGCGGACTGA
- a CDS encoding DivIVA domain-containing protein encodes MPLTPADVHNVAFKKPPIGKRGYDEEEVDAFLDEVERELARLIEENNELRAQVERGGRGGAPAGPGADPRLAAELNDTKAQLDRVQRDKAAAEQAARAMQAELEQIRAQGGPVPGGGDGEQQALRVLMMAQRTADDHVTDARREADKLLSDARGKAEEVTREARAKADALERDARQRHQEAMGGLEEKRTALQKQLEELKQFEREYRTRLKAYLESQLRDLDGRGQKLEGEMTRAEVGGGGRSGNGSGFAAAGISGSYGGSRSGALEAGR; translated from the coding sequence ATGCCGCTGACCCCGGCCGACGTGCACAACGTCGCCTTCAAGAAGCCTCCGATAGGCAAGCGGGGGTATGACGAGGAAGAGGTCGACGCCTTCCTGGACGAGGTCGAGCGGGAGCTCGCCCGTCTGATCGAGGAGAACAACGAGCTGCGCGCCCAGGTGGAGCGCGGTGGCCGTGGCGGCGCTCCAGCCGGCCCGGGCGCCGACCCCCGCCTCGCCGCCGAGCTCAACGACACCAAGGCCCAGCTGGACCGGGTGCAGCGTGACAAGGCGGCGGCCGAGCAGGCTGCCCGCGCGATGCAGGCCGAGCTGGAGCAGATCCGCGCCCAGGGCGGCCCGGTTCCGGGCGGCGGCGACGGCGAGCAGCAGGCTCTCCGGGTGCTGATGATGGCCCAGCGGACCGCCGACGACCACGTCACGGACGCGCGTCGGGAAGCCGACAAGCTGCTGTCCGACGCCCGTGGCAAGGCCGAGGAGGTGACCCGGGAGGCGCGGGCGAAGGCCGACGCGCTGGAGCGGGACGCCCGGCAGCGGCACCAGGAGGCGATGGGCGGTCTGGAGGAGAAGCGCACCGCGCTCCAGAAGCAGCTCGAGGAGCTCAAGCAGTTCGAGCGCGAATACCGCACCCGGCTCAAGGCCTACCTGGAGAGCCAGCTGCGCGACCTCGACGGTCGGGGCCAGAAGCTCGAGGGCGAGATGACCCGCGCCGAGGTCGGCGGTGGCGGCCGCTCCGGCAACGGGTCCGGATTCGCCGCGGCGGGGATCTCCGGGTCCTACGGCGGGAGCCGCTCCGGCGCGCTCGAAGCCGGTCGTTGA
- a CDS encoding YggT family protein yields the protein MLSIVMQVLYLLVYLFLLTLLARFVLSAVLQYGRRWQPSRGASAGLEVVWSVTDPPLKALRRVIPPLRIGTVSFDLASLVLLVILFVLMRFVLSPLIELR from the coding sequence GTGTTGTCGATCGTGATGCAAGTCCTGTATCTCCTTGTTTATCTGTTCCTTCTGACGCTTTTGGCGAGGTTCGTCCTCAGCGCTGTGCTCCAGTACGGCCGCCGGTGGCAGCCCAGCCGCGGAGCATCGGCCGGATTGGAAGTCGTGTGGAGCGTCACTGATCCGCCCCTCAAGGCGTTGAGGCGTGTGATCCCACCATTGCGAATTGGTACCGTGAGCTTCGACCTGGCCTCCCTTGTGCTCCTGGTTATCCTGTTCGTGCTGATGAGATTCGTGTTAAGTCCGCTGATCGAACTCAGGTGA
- a CDS encoding cell division protein SepF: MGALRKAGVWLGLVEEDDERGYDDGGYRDSGYRQSRYADEFNDDDDDRDEPPAPPRARASERARLAERNVGRGADLDRDRDRGESERVERIERPERSSVRSITRTGSSEPSTALTYQTRDNLALAPQVQVRERAVVAEEEQRYQITTLHPTTYREARTIGEHFRDGVPVIINLTEMDEADARRLVDFAAGLAFGLRGTIERVTNRVFLLSPANVQVTAEDKAKIAEGGFFSLS; this comes from the coding sequence ATGGGTGCACTGCGCAAGGCGGGGGTCTGGCTCGGCCTCGTCGAGGAGGACGACGAGCGGGGCTACGACGACGGCGGCTACCGCGACTCGGGCTACCGGCAGAGCCGGTACGCCGACGAGTTCAACGACGACGATGACGACCGGGACGAACCACCGGCCCCGCCCCGGGCCCGGGCCAGTGAGCGGGCCCGGCTCGCCGAACGTAACGTGGGTCGCGGCGCCGACCTCGACCGTGACCGTGACCGTGGTGAGTCCGAGCGCGTCGAGCGGATCGAGCGTCCGGAGCGCTCCAGCGTCCGTTCGATCACGCGGACCGGCAGTTCCGAGCCGTCGACCGCGCTGACCTACCAGACCCGGGACAACCTCGCCCTGGCGCCACAGGTGCAGGTGCGGGAGCGGGCCGTGGTGGCCGAGGAGGAGCAGCGCTACCAGATCACCACGCTGCATCCGACCACCTACCGGGAGGCGCGCACCATCGGCGAGCACTTCCGCGACGGGGTACCGGTCATCATCAATCTCACCGAGATGGACGAGGCGGATGCCCGCCGCCTGGTCGACTTCGCCGCCGGGCTGGCGTTCGGGCTGCGCGGTACGATCGAGCGCGTGACCAACCGGGTGTTCCTGCTCTCACCGGCCAACGTCCAGGTCACCGCGGAGGACAAGGCCAAGATCGCTGAGGGCGGGTTTTTCAGTCTGAGCTAA